In the Victivallis sp. Marseille-Q1083 genome, one interval contains:
- a CDS encoding AGE family epimerase/isomerase encodes MDFNNTLKRFENELLNSVIPFWENHCVDHQYGGYFTMLDRDGSVYDTGKYMWMQWRIVYMFATLYMEYKVEKWLDIARQGYDFLYRHGRLPDGSYYFQLNRQGEPAMAPFSIFSDCFAAMGAAAMYQATGEEKYKIEAESAMNSYIRRIPNPKGKWEKALPGKGQRLALGSYMILANLGCVMSECLKTTTFDQETDLAVRTVMDKFWNEDLQVLFENVNPDGSFDLDSCEGRFINPGHGLESMWFVLQYAEKQGDRKLIERACRYIDGQFKFGIDKTYGGIFYFMDALGKPHLELQHDMKLWWPHNEALIAALFAYRLSGDRKFLDYFQQIDEWTWAHFPDPEYGEWFGYLNRRGEPTHLLKGGKWKTFFHVPRCLLICKRQLQLLQK; translated from the coding sequence ATGGATTTCAACAACACTTTGAAACGTTTCGAAAATGAATTGCTCAACTCGGTGATCCCGTTCTGGGAGAACCATTGCGTCGACCATCAGTACGGCGGTTATTTCACGATGCTGGATCGCGACGGTTCGGTTTACGATACCGGCAAATACATGTGGATGCAGTGGCGCATCGTCTATATGTTCGCCACGCTCTATATGGAATACAAAGTGGAAAAGTGGCTGGACATCGCCCGCCAGGGGTATGATTTTCTCTACCGGCACGGCCGGCTGCCAGACGGCAGTTATTATTTCCAGCTCAACCGGCAAGGCGAACCGGCGATGGCGCCGTTCAGCATTTTCTCGGACTGCTTCGCGGCGATGGGCGCCGCCGCGATGTACCAGGCGACCGGAGAGGAAAAATACAAAATCGAAGCCGAATCGGCGATGAACAGCTACATCCGGCGCATTCCCAATCCGAAAGGCAAATGGGAAAAGGCGCTGCCCGGCAAAGGCCAGCGGCTGGCGCTCGGCAGCTACATGATCCTGGCCAACCTCGGCTGCGTGATGAGCGAATGTCTGAAAACCACCACCTTCGACCAGGAAACCGACCTGGCGGTCCGGACCGTGATGGACAAATTCTGGAACGAAGATCTGCAGGTGCTCTTCGAAAATGTCAACCCGGACGGCAGCTTCGACCTTGACTCCTGCGAAGGGCGCTTCATCAATCCGGGCCACGGGCTGGAATCGATGTGGTTCGTGCTGCAATATGCCGAAAAGCAGGGCGACCGGAAGTTGATCGAGCGGGCCTGCCGATACATCGATGGCCAATTCAAATTCGGCATCGACAAAACTTACGGCGGCATCTTCTATTTCATGGACGCGCTCGGCAAACCGCATCTGGAACTGCAGCACGACATGAAGCTGTGGTGGCCGCACAATGAAGCGTTGATCGCCGCCCTGTTCGCCTACCGGCTCTCCGGCGACCGGAAATTCCTCGACTACTTCCAGCAGATCGACGAATGGACCTGGGCGCATTTTCCGGACCCGGAATACGGCGAATGGTTCGGCTATCTGAACCGCCGCGGTGAGCCGACTCACCTGCTCAAAGGTGGCAAATGGAAAACCTTCTTCCACGTTCCCCGCTGCCTGCTGATCTGCAAACGCCAACTGCAACTGCTGCAGAAATAA
- a CDS encoding serine hydrolase, producing the protein MSSAAADFIRRGVDAGWWDGALAATGNAERETGRIAAGDAWRTANRPMRPDAIFDIASLTKVVAVAVPAVMLAAAGRLELDRPFTDYLPTYRGRLFQPVTVRDLALHQSGFDNNRSFLAAADNAALHRGILALSPVRPPRSRVEYACTNFLLLAKVLEEITGRRLDQLAAKLLLRPLGMTETTWGSRPDDGRRLVKAVNVERPGIVSDEIGRQSTGPVGNSGLFSTATDLGRFARFLLKDSEALPPAARRELFRRQTPDGQQPRTFGWRIGAGLVPAGLSDRTVYHSGWTGQTLWVDPATRRYILVMTSRIGKPETVLPARVKLAELALQEI; encoded by the coding sequence ATGTCTTCCGCGGCGGCCGACTTCATCAGGCGGGGTGTCGACGCCGGCTGGTGGGACGGCGCCCTGGCGGCAACCGGCAATGCGGAGCGGGAAACGGGCCGGATCGCCGCCGGCGATGCCTGGCGGACGGCGAACCGGCCAATGCGGCCGGACGCCATCTTCGACATCGCCAGTTTGACCAAGGTCGTCGCCGTCGCCGTGCCGGCGGTGATGCTGGCCGCCGCCGGACGCCTGGAACTCGACCGGCCGTTTACCGATTATCTGCCGACATACCGCGGCCGGCTGTTTCAACCGGTTACCGTGCGCGATCTGGCGCTGCATCAGTCCGGCTTCGACAACAACCGTTCCTTTCTCGCCGCCGCCGACAACGCGGCCCTGCACCGCGGCATCCTGGCGCTGTCGCCGGTGCGCCCTCCCCGCAGCCGGGTCGAATACGCCTGTACCAATTTTCTTCTTCTCGCCAAAGTGCTGGAAGAAATCACCGGCCGAAGACTCGATCAACTGGCCGCCAAACTGCTGCTACGTCCGCTGGGAATGACCGAAACGACCTGGGGGTCGCGTCCCGACGACGGCCGCCGGCTGGTCAAAGCGGTCAATGTTGAACGGCCCGGCATCGTTTCGGACGAAATCGGCCGCCAGAGCACCGGGCCAGTCGGCAATTCCGGCTTGTTTTCGACGGCGACCGACCTGGGCAGATTCGCCCGGTTTTTGCTGAAAGATTCCGAAGCGCTGCCGCCGGCGGCACGTCGGGAATTGTTCCGCCGGCAAACGCCGGACGGTCAGCAGCCGCGCACGTTCGGCTGGCGCATCGGCGCCGGGCTGGTGCCGGCGGGGCTGAGCGACAGGACGGTCTACCACTCCGGCTGGACCGGACAGACGCTGTGGGTCGACCCGGCGACGCGACGCTATATCCTGGTGATGACCAGCCGGATCGGCAAGCCGGAAACCGTATTGCCGGCCAGGGTCAAACTGGCGGAATTGGCGCTGCAGGAGATTTGA